The following proteins are encoded in a genomic region of Paenibacillus sp. FSL H3-0469:
- a CDS encoding YlbF family regulator — MSVAELNTVDMAEVLTYAYELGDMINQSAEVSDYLYWKGQVDNHPEIQAMIKRLQSKKELFDETQRFGHFHPNYHSAKDEVEAVERELEQFEAVVRFKNAEKTLDDILHSMSEAIAFSVSDSIKVPSNDPSPKGGCGSGGKCSCG, encoded by the coding sequence ATGAGCGTAGCGGAATTAAATACGGTCGATATGGCCGAAGTGCTGACATACGCCTATGAATTAGGCGATATGATTAATCAATCCGCAGAAGTGTCGGATTACCTATACTGGAAGGGACAGGTGGATAACCATCCCGAAATCCAGGCCATGATCAAGCGGCTGCAAAGCAAGAAGGAGCTGTTTGACGAGACACAGCGGTTTGGTCATTTTCACCCGAACTATCACTCTGCCAAGGATGAGGTTGAGGCCGTAGAGCGGGAGCTGGAGCAGTTCGAAGCAGTGGTCCGGTTCAAGAATGCGGAGAAGACGCTGGATGATATTCTTCATTCCATGTCAGAGGCGATCGCATTCTCGGTCTCGGACAGCATTAAGGTTCCCAGTAACGACCCGTCCCCCAAAGGCGGATGCGGCAGCGGCGGCAAATGCTCCTGCGGATAA
- a CDS encoding YlbG family protein yields the protein MFAERTGYIVWVSDVKAARNLEKYGTLHYVSRKMHYAVMYVNAERAEEVMKNVRRLSYVRKIERSYRNELKTEYTSNGPDKSKYYGL from the coding sequence ATGTTTGCGGAACGGACAGGTTATATTGTATGGGTTAGCGACGTCAAGGCGGCGCGCAACCTGGAGAAGTACGGCACACTGCACTACGTTTCCCGTAAAATGCATTATGCGGTAATGTACGTCAATGCGGAGCGCGCCGAGGAAGTCATGAAGAATGTCCGCAGACTTTCTTATGTGCGCAAGATTGAGCGTTCGTACCGCAATGAACTGAAGACGGAATATACCAGCAACGGACCGGACAAGTCCAAGTACTACGGTCTGTAG
- a CDS encoding MarR family transcriptional regulator: MNKEEQVLTAFRELFNKMNWLNKSKMENSLKGNKPSEVHCIEYIGTHADANVTKLAEALYMTRGAISKITRKLLHKGLIESYQKPDNQKEIYFRLTVQGMAVYQIHDELHREFRERDRPVFEQVTDSQYAGMLSFMEKYNKHLDEEIKKQEPDNSTEEE; encoded by the coding sequence ATGAACAAAGAGGAACAGGTCTTAACAGCTTTCCGGGAATTATTCAATAAGATGAACTGGCTGAACAAGTCGAAGATGGAGAACAGTCTTAAGGGGAATAAACCCTCCGAGGTACACTGTATTGAATACATCGGAACACATGCAGACGCCAACGTGACCAAGCTTGCAGAGGCCTTGTACATGACCAGGGGGGCGATCAGCAAGATTACACGGAAGCTCCTGCACAAGGGGCTTATTGAGAGCTACCAGAAGCCGGACAATCAGAAGGAAATCTATTTCAGGCTTACTGTTCAAGGGATGGCTGTATATCAGATTCATGATGAATTGCACCGTGAGTTCCGGGAGCGGGACAGACCTGTGTTTGAGCAGGTGACCGACAGCCAGTATGCCGGTATGCTCAGCTTCATGGAGAAGTACAATAAGCATTTGGATGAAGAGATTAAGAAGCAGGAGCCGGACAATAGCACGGAAGAAGAATAA
- a CDS encoding MFS transporter, with protein MVHHSYLHPAGCFFMLNILFPWNQKCVRMILFLRKQITSSKERRYMSTSKPAHHQDQSSESKVDKHALIFGLISVFLCGIGFSIIAPVVPFLVQPYISDPEKQAVMVTLLTSAYAACLFCAAPVLGALSDKYGRRPLLLLCLLGSAAGYFIFGLGGALWVLFAGRIIEGITGGSIGTIFAYFADILPPEQRTKYFGWVSAVVGAGTIIGPSLGGLLAKFGYSVPMYAGAAVTLLNVGYGFLFMPESLEKSKRLKVIPLVRLNPFSQLANLLSMKNLNRLFVSAFLLWIPNGSFQAIFSQFTLDNFSWKPVIIGVMFSIMGLQDILSQGFIMPKLLKRYTDRQIALLGMGSEIVGYILFALSALLAFYPLFIAGMFIFGFGDSVFGPSFNGMLSKSAAAGEQGRVQGGSQSIQALARMIGPLVGGQLYVSLGPAAPAFMGVILIGAAIPVLYTINRAEVLSK; from the coding sequence ATAGTTCATCACAGTTACCTTCACCCGGCAGGGTGTTTTTTTATGTTAAATATTTTGTTTCCTTGGAATCAAAAGTGTGTTAGGATGATATTGTTTCTTAGGAAACAAATCACAAGCTCTAAGGAGAGAAGATACATGTCTACATCCAAACCTGCTCACCATCAAGATCAATCTTCAGAATCAAAGGTAGATAAGCACGCGCTTATATTCGGTCTAATCTCTGTATTTTTATGCGGAATAGGCTTCAGTATCATCGCTCCTGTGGTTCCGTTTCTCGTCCAGCCTTACATTAGCGATCCCGAAAAACAAGCGGTGATGGTTACCCTGCTGACTTCAGCTTATGCGGCCTGCCTGTTCTGCGCGGCGCCTGTGCTGGGTGCGCTGAGTGATAAATACGGACGGCGTCCGCTGCTGCTCCTGTGCCTGTTGGGTTCTGCTGCCGGTTACTTCATATTTGGCCTTGGAGGGGCATTGTGGGTGCTGTTCGCCGGGCGGATCATTGAAGGGATCACAGGCGGGAGCATCGGTACGATCTTCGCTTATTTTGCAGACATCCTTCCGCCGGAGCAGCGGACCAAGTACTTCGGCTGGGTGAGTGCTGTGGTCGGAGCCGGGACGATTATCGGCCCGTCATTGGGCGGGCTGCTGGCCAAGTTCGGGTATTCGGTGCCCATGTATGCTGGCGCAGCCGTAACACTGCTGAATGTGGGTTATGGCTTTCTGTTCATGCCGGAGAGTCTGGAGAAAAGCAAGAGACTGAAGGTCATCCCCCTAGTCAGGCTGAATCCCTTCTCGCAGCTTGCGAACCTGCTGTCCATGAAGAACCTTAACAGGCTGTTTGTCTCCGCGTTCCTGCTGTGGATACCGAATGGATCATTCCAGGCTATTTTTTCACAGTTCACGTTGGATAATTTCAGCTGGAAGCCGGTTATCATTGGAGTGATGTTCTCCATCATGGGCTTGCAGGATATCCTGTCCCAAGGATTCATTATGCCGAAGCTCCTGAAAAGATACACTGACAGGCAAATCGCTCTCCTTGGAATGGGCTCCGAAATTGTTGGCTACATTCTGTTTGCGTTGTCGGCTTTGCTCGCCTTTTATCCTCTTTTTATCGCAGGGATGTTTATCTTCGGCTTCGGTGATTCGGTCTTCGGGCCTTCGTTCAACGGAATGCTGTCCAAATCTGCCGCTGCGGGCGAGCAGGGACGGGTTCAAGGGGGCAGCCAGTCGATTCAGGCACTTGCGAGAATGATCGGGCCTCTGGTTGGAGGACAGCTCTACGTGTCCCTTGGACCGGCTGCACCTGCGTTCATGGGGGTAATCCTCATTGGAGCGGCGATCCCTGTGCTCTATACGATCAACCGGGCAGAAGTACTGTCGAAATAA